From Drosophila yakuba strain Tai18E2 chromosome 2L, Prin_Dyak_Tai18E2_2.1, whole genome shotgun sequence, one genomic window encodes:
- the LOC6528524 gene encoding protein lingerer isoform X4, producing MSTQTRSGGGGGGGHTRNQKKSNASNSGGGGAGHLDGVSHAAAAGKKGGQDASKTDKPEKAQPKATTEQLRIAQITNSTTEDPQINEKVLLLLTMTQRSEEEVCCALNECDYDLEAAANFLIEELPQGAFAKYEKKRKNKAASNTGDGAAGDGDWADGNANADKREKSRNRSSNRGGTRGSSDSRGWRGRETRENERNQRESREPWSGQNVGQDRGDDRTNDNYRGQRNGGGRSGPGGGGRGGGFVSRSGRGGGRMGGRTGGPRGDRGSGGPGGAYGSGRGGNANEDHHEVELWDNTIAQNAEKQQQAHDDAWGDWNNEEYEGSLKDSKVFTTSNLATQSAANVVSGTGACVTGVVAVAGSEISAPPGLEHQLVQQGSHLEESSSSGPAAVTPPATLTGSATTPLLQYSAAVSNPPPQLQSQATQSGAGTGASAAAGGGAGSTPSSFVSASPDTFSSAASAAATLVHQAQKQQQLQQQTTPIKPSATLSVEQSQYFNSLASQGVSPGSVPVQSAPAGYAQNPVAAYSQTSTSVGVSQYPNTYANVFASGTGAGSGTGEQSQQQPQIRRARVKLPPPSKIPASAVEMPGDNALNNIGYLDVQFGALDFGTDDGFESLPEKVGSGFSIDGQQQQQQAEDYQSKSQQQQQVTLAAGLQSSQISDALSAAGYTSRSTAQQQGVSSAVNATIDQLAKSDPYGQTGGSGNAHQNAYQSSGASKATSGFPTTAPGGYSSSTYANIQSSVANSYQQQGYGSYQPSSYQQQAGTGAQSGTGAVSGGGGTATQNIPVGGSSSQNSTSGNASSAFLTSGYSTPQSAYQSSQSVYGNTGLSNSSGFSGSASNASSQYANFSSSAKLKDATTASSAAHYDSVSTSSGVSSNSGSTGNGGGVSGQAGANQAVVSNNNNVTGSSSVSNVTAGVASGNVAGVGGGVSQSGVSGGVGVAGGSASSVGVNVNNNSSSASSVGTSAVAQTATGTTAAVLASLTNKNSSSSNSSGSGGSSATTTGNASGQGAGASTGGVGGASGAGGAGSGGGSGSGLVPTNIQMVSQYIQTGLPYYQQPVYSYEELQMMQQRVPHVQGYYDLTYPPPSLGAGRDNLGSVTYSAMNDGRFARTDNNSSPVGNVSSTMSQQAGSSAPMLNVPYAYFYGGNVMPGSFQYGTPAIYPQQIPAANTASGQQFPKPSYSAGYGSTSYDTLSQTTQDYSKGGYSSSVNQQSKTQAVSNQSQAGTGSDLTSSMYGKGHVALNKSYEKQSFHSGTPPPFNMPNTQTAGGTSAQPYGMYLPMPAAGHHNMIHQPIHQMDGRIHSSSRRDSNSAGQRQQSTSQSKSAGKQGYSPSYWAGQN from the exons ATGAGCACACAAACTCGTTCCGGCGGCGGGGGAGGCGGCGGCCATACCCGCAACCAGAAAAAGTCAAATGCCAGCAActccggcggaggaggagccgGCCATCTCGATGGAGTCTCACATGCTGCGGCCGCTGGCAAGAAGGGCGGTCAGGATGCCAGCAAGACAGACAAGCCAGAGAAGGCCCAGCCCAAGGCTACCACCGAACAGTTGCGCATTGCCCAGATCACCAATAGCACCACAGAAGATCCGCAGATCAACGAGAAGGTTCTCCTCCTTTTGACCATGACCCAACGTTCCGAAGAGGAGGTCTGCTGTGCCCTCAACGAGTGCGATTACGATTTGGAGGCAGCGGCCAACTTTTTGATCGAGGAGCTACCGCAG GGCGCCTTTGCCAAGTACGAGAAAAAGCGCAAGAACAAGGCTGCAAGTAACACGGGTGATGGCGCTGCTGGCGATGGCGATTGGGCCGATGGCAATGCTAACGCGGACAAGCGGGAAAAGTCGCGAAACCGCAGCTCAAATCGCGGAGGCACCCGTGGCTCCAGTGACAGTCGTGGAT GGCGCGGAAGAGAGACTCGCGAGAACGAGCGCAACCAACGGGAGTCTCGTGAACCATGGTCAGGACAAAACGTTGGTCAGGACCGCGGTGATGATCGGACTAATGACAACTACCGCGGACAGCGCAACGGCGGCGGACGTAGTGGTCCCGGTGGCGGTGGACGCGGCGGTGGCTTTGTCTCTCGATCTGGCCGCGGCGGCGGCCGCATGGGCGGACGCACCGGTGGCCCTCGTGGCGATCGCGGAAGCGGAGGCCCTGGCGGTGCTTATGGATCTGGTCGCGGTGGCAACGCAAACGAGGATCACCACGAGGTTGAGCTGTGGGACAACACCATTGCCCAAAACGCCGagaagcagcaacaggctCATGACGATGCCTGGGGTGACTGGAACAACGAGGAGTATGAGGGCTCGCTTAAGGACAGCAAGGTGTTTACCACTAGCAACCTGGCAACACAATCCGCTGCTAATGTGGTTAGCGGAACTGGAGCTTGTGTTACAGGTGTCGTCGCGGTGGCTGGAAGCGAGATATCGGCGCCACCAGGTCTTGAACATCAGTTAGTGCAGCAGGGATCTCATCTGGAGGAGAGCTCCAGCAGTGGTCCAGCGGCAGTCACACCGCCAGCAACGCTGACTGGCTCGGCGACCACGCCGTTGCTCCAATACAGCGCAGCGGTCAGTAATCCACCACCCCAGCTGCAGTCCCAGGCCACACAGTCAGGAGCGGGTACAGGAGCGAGCGCAGCTGCCGGCGGAGGAGCGGGCAGCACACCGTCATCCTTTGTATCCGCATCTCCCGACACATTCTCAAGCGCCGCCTCGGCAGCTGCCACGCTGGTGCACCAAGctcaaaagcagcagcaacttcagcAGCAGACGACGCCTATTAAGCCGTCTGCTACCTTGTCTGTCGAGCAATCTCAGTATTTCAACTCGTTGGCCAGCCAGGGCGTCAGTCCAGGCTCTGTACCAGTACAGTCGGCGCCAGCGGGTTACGCGCAAAACCCCGTAGCCGCCTACTCCCAAACTAGCACTAGCGTGGGTGTGAGCCAGTATCCCAACACCTATGCAAACGTGTTTGCCTCTGGAACGGGAGCTGGATCTGGTACCGGCgagcagtcgcagcagcaaccgcaGATACGAAGGGCTCGCGTTAAGCTGCCACCACCCTCGAAGATTCCTGCGAGTGCCGTTGAAATGCCTGGAGACAATGCACTGAACAACATTGGCTACCTGGACGTGCAGTTCGGGGCTCTGGACTTCGGCACGGACGATGGCTTCGAGTCTTTGCCGGAAAAGGTTGGGTCGGGCTTTAGCATTGatggtcagcagcagcaacagcaggcagAAGACTACCAAAGCAAAtcccagcaacaacagcaggtGACGCTAGCGGCGGGACTGCAGAGTTCCCAGATT AGCGATGCCTTGAGTGCAGCAGGCTATACAAGCCGATCGACGGCACAGCAGCAGGGTGTTAGCTCAGCGGTGAATGCCACAATCGATCAGCTAGCCAAGAGTGATCCGTACGGACAAACGGGCGGCAGTGGTAACGCCCACCAAAACGCATACCAGAGCAGTGGAGCGAGCAAGGCAACCAGTGGCTTTCCGACAACGGCACCCGGTGGCTACAGCAGCTCCACATACGCGAATATTCAAAGCTCGGTGGCCAACAGTTACCAGCAGCAGGGATACGGCTCATACCAGCCCAGTTCCTACCAGCAGCAGGCTGGCACCGGAGCACAAAGCGGTACAGGTGCGGTAAGCGGCGGCGGAGGAACGGCGACGCAAAACATTCCGGTcggaggcagcagcagccaaaacAGCACAAG TGGCAATGCAAGCTCTGCCTTCCTTACATCCGGATACTCGACACCACAAAGTGCTTACCAGTCAAGCCAGAGTGTCTATGGCAACACTGGACTGTCCAACAGCAGCGG GTTCTCTGGCAGTGCGAGCAACGCGTCCTCGCAGTACGCCAATTTTAGTTCCAGCGCCAAACTAAAGGATGCGACCACGGCGAGCAGCGCCGCTCACTACGACAG TGTCTCGACCAGCAGTGGAGTGAGCAGCAACAGCGGAAGTACTGGCAATGGCGGTGGGGTGAGCGGTCAAGCAGGTGCTAACCAGGCGGTTGTATCGAACA ATAACAACGTGACCGGCAGCAGCTCGGTCAGCAATGTGACGGCAGGCGTTGCGAGTGGCAACGTAGCCGGCGTGGGCGGAGGCGTCAGCCAGAGCGGCGTAAGTGGTGGAGTCGGCGTGGCCGGTGGCAGCGCGTCCAGCGTCGGTGTGAATgtgaacaacaacagcagcagcgccagctCGGTGGGAACATCGGCCGTTGCCCAGACAGCTACCGGAACCACCGCTGCAGTGCTAGCCTCGCTGACCAACAAgaatagcagcagcagcaatagcagcgGCAGCGGGGGCAGTTCTGCCACGACGACGGGCAACGCCAGCGGACAAGGTGCGGGAGCGAGCACCGGCGGCGTGGGCGGAGCATcgggtgctggtggtgctggtagtggtggtggcagcggcagcggcttGGTGCCCACCAACATCCAAATGGTTAGTCAATATATTCAGACTGGATTGCCATACTATCAGCAACCAGTGTATTCCTACGAGGAATTGCAAATGATGCAACAGAGAGTGCCACATGTG CAGGGATATTACGATTTGACCTATCCGCCGCCCAGTTTAGGAGCTGGACGTGACAACCTCGGCTCTGTGACGTATTCAGCAATGAATGACGGACGCTTTGCCCGCACTGACAATAACTCCAGTCCGGTCGGCAAT GTCTCCAGCACAATGTCACAACAGGCAGGCTCAAGTGCCCCCATGCTAAATGTTCCTTACGCCTACTTCTATGGCGGCAATGTAATGCCCGGTAGTTTTCAATATGGCACACCCGCCATATATCCA cagcaaataCCGGCAGCAAACACTGCCTCCGGTCAACAGTTCCCGAAGCCTTCGTATAGCGCGGGCTACGGCTCGACCAGCTATGACACTCTGTCGCAGACCACGCAGGATTACAGCAAGGGCGGCTACTCGTCGAGCGTGAATCAGCAGAGCAAAACTCAGGCGGTGTCTAACCAGTCGCAGGCAGGCACTGGATCCGATCTGACCTCTTCTATGTACGGCAAGGGACATGTGGCGCTGAACAAG TCGTACGAAAAGCAGAGTTTCCATTCGGGCACTCCGCCGCCGTTTAACATGCCCAACACCCAGACGGCTGGAGGCACCTCTGCCCAACCGTACGGCATGTACTTGCCGATGCCAGCGGCCGGACACCACAATATGATTCATCAGCCCATCCACCAG ATGGACGGCAGGATTCATAGCTCATCCCGCCGG GACTCGAACAGTGCCGGACAGCGTCAGCAGTCGACCAGCCAGTCGAAGTCTGCTGGCAAGCAAGGGTACTCGCCCTCGTACTGGGCCGGACAGAACTAG
- the LOC6528524 gene encoding protein lingerer isoform X6 produces the protein MSTQTRSGGGGGGGHTRNQKKSNASNSGGGGAGHLDGVSHAAAAGKKGGQDASKTDKPEKAQPKATTEQLRIAQITNSTTEDPQINEKVLLLLTMTQRSEEEVCCALNECDYDLEAAANFLIEELPQGAFAKYEKKRKNKAASNTGDGAAGDGDWADGNANADKREKSRNRSSNRGGTRGSSDSRGWRGRETRENERNQRESREPWSGQNVGQDRGDDRTNDNYRGQRNGGGRSGPGGGGRGGGFVSRSGRGGGRMGGRTGGPRGDRGSGGPGGAYGSGRGGNANEDHHEVELWDNTIAQNAEKQQQAHDDAWGDWNNEEYEGSLKDSKVFTTSNLATQSAANVVSGTGACVTGVVAVAGSEISAPPGLEHQLVQQGSHLEESSSSGPAAVTPPATLTGSATTPLLQYSAAVSNPPPQLQSQATQSGAGTGASAAAGGGAGSTPSSFVSASPDTFSSAASAAATLVHQAQKQQQLQQQTTPIKPSATLSVEQSQYFNSLASQGVSPGSVPVQSAPAGYAQNPVAAYSQTSTSVGVSQYPNTYANVFASGTGAGSGTGEQSQQQPQIRRARVKLPPPSKIPASAVEMPGDNALNNIGYLDVQFGALDFGTDDGFESLPEKVGSGFSIDGQQQQQQAEDYQSKSQQQQQVTLAAGLQSSQISDALSAAGYTSRSTAQQQGVSSAVNATIDQLAKSDPYGQTGGSGNAHQNAYQSSGASKATSGFPTTAPGGYSSSTYANIQSSVANSYQQQGYGSYQPSSYQQQAGTGAQSGTGAVSGGGGTATQNIPVGGSSSQNSTSGNASSAFLTSGYSTPQSAYQSSQSVYGNTGLSNSSGFSGSASNASSQYANFSSSAKLKDATTASSAAHYDSVSTSSGVSSNSGSTGNGGGVSGQAGANQAVVSNNNNVTGSSSVSNVTAGVASGNVAGVGGGVSQSGVSGGVGVAGGSASSVGVNVNNNSSSASSVGTSAVAQTATGTTAAVLASLTNKNSSSSNSSGSGGSSATTTGNASGQGAGASTGGVGGASGAGGAGSGGGSGSGLVPTNIQMVSQYIQTGLPYYQQPVYSYEELQMMQQRVPHVQGYYDLTYPPPSLGAGRDNLGSVTYSAMNDGRFARTDNNSSPVGNVSSTMSQQAGSSAPMLNVPYAYFYGGNVMPGSFQYGTPAIYPQIPAANTASGQQFPKPSYSAGYGSTSYDTLSQTTQDYSKGGYSSSVNQQSKTQAVSNQSQAGTGSDLTSSMYGKGHVALNKVNSYEKQSFHSGTPPPFNMPNTQTAGGTSAQPYGMYLPMPAAGHHNMIHQPIHQDSNSAGQRQQSTSQSKSAGKQGYSPSYWAGQN, from the exons ATGAGCACACAAACTCGTTCCGGCGGCGGGGGAGGCGGCGGCCATACCCGCAACCAGAAAAAGTCAAATGCCAGCAActccggcggaggaggagccgGCCATCTCGATGGAGTCTCACATGCTGCGGCCGCTGGCAAGAAGGGCGGTCAGGATGCCAGCAAGACAGACAAGCCAGAGAAGGCCCAGCCCAAGGCTACCACCGAACAGTTGCGCATTGCCCAGATCACCAATAGCACCACAGAAGATCCGCAGATCAACGAGAAGGTTCTCCTCCTTTTGACCATGACCCAACGTTCCGAAGAGGAGGTCTGCTGTGCCCTCAACGAGTGCGATTACGATTTGGAGGCAGCGGCCAACTTTTTGATCGAGGAGCTACCGCAG GGCGCCTTTGCCAAGTACGAGAAAAAGCGCAAGAACAAGGCTGCAAGTAACACGGGTGATGGCGCTGCTGGCGATGGCGATTGGGCCGATGGCAATGCTAACGCGGACAAGCGGGAAAAGTCGCGAAACCGCAGCTCAAATCGCGGAGGCACCCGTGGCTCCAGTGACAGTCGTGGAT GGCGCGGAAGAGAGACTCGCGAGAACGAGCGCAACCAACGGGAGTCTCGTGAACCATGGTCAGGACAAAACGTTGGTCAGGACCGCGGTGATGATCGGACTAATGACAACTACCGCGGACAGCGCAACGGCGGCGGACGTAGTGGTCCCGGTGGCGGTGGACGCGGCGGTGGCTTTGTCTCTCGATCTGGCCGCGGCGGCGGCCGCATGGGCGGACGCACCGGTGGCCCTCGTGGCGATCGCGGAAGCGGAGGCCCTGGCGGTGCTTATGGATCTGGTCGCGGTGGCAACGCAAACGAGGATCACCACGAGGTTGAGCTGTGGGACAACACCATTGCCCAAAACGCCGagaagcagcaacaggctCATGACGATGCCTGGGGTGACTGGAACAACGAGGAGTATGAGGGCTCGCTTAAGGACAGCAAGGTGTTTACCACTAGCAACCTGGCAACACAATCCGCTGCTAATGTGGTTAGCGGAACTGGAGCTTGTGTTACAGGTGTCGTCGCGGTGGCTGGAAGCGAGATATCGGCGCCACCAGGTCTTGAACATCAGTTAGTGCAGCAGGGATCTCATCTGGAGGAGAGCTCCAGCAGTGGTCCAGCGGCAGTCACACCGCCAGCAACGCTGACTGGCTCGGCGACCACGCCGTTGCTCCAATACAGCGCAGCGGTCAGTAATCCACCACCCCAGCTGCAGTCCCAGGCCACACAGTCAGGAGCGGGTACAGGAGCGAGCGCAGCTGCCGGCGGAGGAGCGGGCAGCACACCGTCATCCTTTGTATCCGCATCTCCCGACACATTCTCAAGCGCCGCCTCGGCAGCTGCCACGCTGGTGCACCAAGctcaaaagcagcagcaacttcagcAGCAGACGACGCCTATTAAGCCGTCTGCTACCTTGTCTGTCGAGCAATCTCAGTATTTCAACTCGTTGGCCAGCCAGGGCGTCAGTCCAGGCTCTGTACCAGTACAGTCGGCGCCAGCGGGTTACGCGCAAAACCCCGTAGCCGCCTACTCCCAAACTAGCACTAGCGTGGGTGTGAGCCAGTATCCCAACACCTATGCAAACGTGTTTGCCTCTGGAACGGGAGCTGGATCTGGTACCGGCgagcagtcgcagcagcaaccgcaGATACGAAGGGCTCGCGTTAAGCTGCCACCACCCTCGAAGATTCCTGCGAGTGCCGTTGAAATGCCTGGAGACAATGCACTGAACAACATTGGCTACCTGGACGTGCAGTTCGGGGCTCTGGACTTCGGCACGGACGATGGCTTCGAGTCTTTGCCGGAAAAGGTTGGGTCGGGCTTTAGCATTGatggtcagcagcagcaacagcaggcagAAGACTACCAAAGCAAAtcccagcaacaacagcaggtGACGCTAGCGGCGGGACTGCAGAGTTCCCAGATT AGCGATGCCTTGAGTGCAGCAGGCTATACAAGCCGATCGACGGCACAGCAGCAGGGTGTTAGCTCAGCGGTGAATGCCACAATCGATCAGCTAGCCAAGAGTGATCCGTACGGACAAACGGGCGGCAGTGGTAACGCCCACCAAAACGCATACCAGAGCAGTGGAGCGAGCAAGGCAACCAGTGGCTTTCCGACAACGGCACCCGGTGGCTACAGCAGCTCCACATACGCGAATATTCAAAGCTCGGTGGCCAACAGTTACCAGCAGCAGGGATACGGCTCATACCAGCCCAGTTCCTACCAGCAGCAGGCTGGCACCGGAGCACAAAGCGGTACAGGTGCGGTAAGCGGCGGCGGAGGAACGGCGACGCAAAACATTCCGGTcggaggcagcagcagccaaaacAGCACAAG TGGCAATGCAAGCTCTGCCTTCCTTACATCCGGATACTCGACACCACAAAGTGCTTACCAGTCAAGCCAGAGTGTCTATGGCAACACTGGACTGTCCAACAGCAGCGG GTTCTCTGGCAGTGCGAGCAACGCGTCCTCGCAGTACGCCAATTTTAGTTCCAGCGCCAAACTAAAGGATGCGACCACGGCGAGCAGCGCCGCTCACTACGACAG TGTCTCGACCAGCAGTGGAGTGAGCAGCAACAGCGGAAGTACTGGCAATGGCGGTGGGGTGAGCGGTCAAGCAGGTGCTAACCAGGCGGTTGTATCGAACA ATAACAACGTGACCGGCAGCAGCTCGGTCAGCAATGTGACGGCAGGCGTTGCGAGTGGCAACGTAGCCGGCGTGGGCGGAGGCGTCAGCCAGAGCGGCGTAAGTGGTGGAGTCGGCGTGGCCGGTGGCAGCGCGTCCAGCGTCGGTGTGAATgtgaacaacaacagcagcagcgccagctCGGTGGGAACATCGGCCGTTGCCCAGACAGCTACCGGAACCACCGCTGCAGTGCTAGCCTCGCTGACCAACAAgaatagcagcagcagcaatagcagcgGCAGCGGGGGCAGTTCTGCCACGACGACGGGCAACGCCAGCGGACAAGGTGCGGGAGCGAGCACCGGCGGCGTGGGCGGAGCATcgggtgctggtggtgctggtagtggtggtggcagcggcagcggcttGGTGCCCACCAACATCCAAATGGTTAGTCAATATATTCAGACTGGATTGCCATACTATCAGCAACCAGTGTATTCCTACGAGGAATTGCAAATGATGCAACAGAGAGTGCCACATGTG CAGGGATATTACGATTTGACCTATCCGCCGCCCAGTTTAGGAGCTGGACGTGACAACCTCGGCTCTGTGACGTATTCAGCAATGAATGACGGACGCTTTGCCCGCACTGACAATAACTCCAGTCCGGTCGGCAAT GTCTCCAGCACAATGTCACAACAGGCAGGCTCAAGTGCCCCCATGCTAAATGTTCCTTACGCCTACTTCTATGGCGGCAATGTAATGCCCGGTAGTTTTCAATATGGCACACCCGCCATATATCCA caaataCCGGCAGCAAACACTGCCTCCGGTCAACAGTTCCCGAAGCCTTCGTATAGCGCGGGCTACGGCTCGACCAGCTATGACACTCTGTCGCAGACCACGCAGGATTACAGCAAGGGCGGCTACTCGTCGAGCGTGAATCAGCAGAGCAAAACTCAGGCGGTGTCTAACCAGTCGCAGGCAGGCACTGGATCCGATCTGACCTCTTCTATGTACGGCAAGGGACATGTGGCGCTGAACAAGGTTAAT TCGTACGAAAAGCAGAGTTTCCATTCGGGCACTCCGCCGCCGTTTAACATGCCCAACACCCAGACGGCTGGAGGCACCTCTGCCCAACCGTACGGCATGTACTTGCCGATGCCAGCGGCCGGACACCACAATATGATTCATCAGCCCATCCACCAG GACTCGAACAGTGCCGGACAGCGTCAGCAGTCGACCAGCCAGTCGAAGTCTGCTGGCAAGCAAGGGTACTCGCCCTCGTACTGGGCCGGACAGAACTAG